The Kordia sp. SMS9 genome window below encodes:
- the hisG gene encoding ATP phosphoribosyltransferase translates to MKKLKIAIQKSGRLNQDSLKILKDCGISIDNGKDQLKASARNFPLEVFYLRNGDIPQYLRDGVVDIAIIGENVLIEKGANITIAEKLGFSKCKVSLAIPKGQTYNSVKDFEGKRIATSYPETVKQYLKGKGVNAELHIINGSVEIAPNIGLADAICDIVSSGSTLFKNNLKEVEVMLKSEAVLAVSPKIDAARQTLLEKLQFRIQSVLTARSSKYILLNAPNDKIDAISNILPVLKSPTILPLAQEGWSSLHSVIKKEDFWEVIDELKANGAEGILVCPIEKMVL, encoded by the coding sequence ATGAAGAAGTTAAAAATTGCTATTCAAAAATCGGGACGACTCAACCAAGATTCGCTCAAAATTCTAAAAGACTGCGGAATTTCCATCGACAACGGAAAAGATCAACTGAAAGCGTCTGCGCGAAACTTTCCACTAGAAGTATTCTATCTCAGAAATGGCGACATTCCACAATACTTGCGTGATGGCGTTGTAGACATCGCAATTATAGGTGAAAACGTATTGATCGAAAAAGGAGCAAACATCACCATTGCCGAAAAACTCGGATTCTCCAAATGTAAAGTCTCACTGGCAATTCCAAAAGGACAAACGTATAATTCTGTCAAAGACTTTGAAGGCAAGCGCATCGCAACTTCCTATCCAGAAACCGTGAAGCAATACCTCAAAGGAAAAGGTGTCAATGCAGAATTGCACATCATCAACGGTTCTGTGGAAATTGCACCAAACATCGGACTTGCCGATGCTATTTGCGATATTGTTTCCAGTGGAAGCACGCTTTTCAAAAACAATCTCAAAGAAGTAGAAGTCATGCTAAAAAGTGAAGCGGTTTTGGCAGTTTCTCCAAAAATAGATGCAGCACGTCAAACACTACTTGAAAAACTTCAATTCAGAATTCAATCCGTATTAACGGCACGTTCTTCCAAATACATCTTACTCAACGCGCCAAACGACAAAATAGACGCGATTAGCAACATTTTGCCAGTCTTAAAAAGTCCTACCATTCTTCCGTTAGCGCAAGAAGGTTGGAGTTCATTACACTCGGTAATCAAAAAAGAAGATTTTTGGGAGGTCATTGACGAACTCAAAGCCAATGGCGCTGAAGGAATCTTAGTATGTCCAATCGA